TTAATATCAACTATCATTCTGAGTCCGACTGAGATTCCTTCGTCGTCCCGAAACATGGGGACTCCTCGGAATGACAACGGCTTTCTATAGGAGTGCTTCCGGCGGCGGCCGGATGCCGCATCAACACAGTTGATGTTCCGAAGGTCACGAAGAACTCCATTGGAGCACTCCGATAACTCACTGTTGATATACTCCGAAGCGTTCTACACTCTCAAATAGTGAAAGTCTCCTGTTTCATCTGAGTTGGATCGCATTCGTAGTTGAAGATTTTTCTTTGAAGCTTTCATCATAAAAAATAGATTAACCGGAGCCTGCTCCGTTGACCGCTAAATAAATTGGGGATTTAGATGAAATTTGAAAACTTAGAGTTCAAACGACTTCCTGCCGATGTGATGCTGGAACGGTCATCTTCATATTTAAATGCTTTAAAGAACAGAAGAAGTATAAGAGAATTTTCAAACGAAATGGTTTCGGAAGAGCTGATAATGAATATTATCACAACTGCCTCTTCCGCTCCTTCCGGAGCGAATAAGCAGCCGTGGAAGTTCGTTCTTGTCAAGGATCCCAAAATCAAAACAGAGATCAGGATAGCCGCAGAAAATGAAGAAAAGGAAAACTACGAAAGACGATTTCCGGACGAATGGTTGAAAGACCTAAACCAGTTTGGAACAGACTGGCATAAAGAATTTCTCGAGGAAGCGCCGTATCTCATCGTTGTATTCAAACAGGTTTATGGAATAGAGGGCGAACAACACACAAAAAACTATTATGTAAATGAATCCGTAGGCATTGCGACCGGATTCCTTTTAACCGCAATCCACAATGCCGGCTTAGCTGCCTTGACTCACACCCCGAGTCCCATGGGATTCCTTGAGAAAATCCTTAACCGACCGAAAAATGAACGTGCATTTCTCTTGATTCCAGTGGGATATCCGAAAGAAGGAACGAAAGTACCGGTCCTGACTAAAAAGAGCTTCGACGAATTCGCCGAGATTGTTTGAATTATTACTTAATTAATTCTTCAAGAATAATTATGTTGAATAGAATATCATAGGACAGCCTGATGTATAAGCATATAGTGATGTGGAAACTAAAAGAGTCGGCGATGGGAAAATCCCGGGAAGAAAATGCGTTGATGATTAAATCGGAATTGGAAAAATTACCGTCGCTTATCCCTCAGATCAGTTCATATGAGGTCGGGATAAATGTGAGTAACACCTCCAGCGCTTGTGATATAGCACTCTGTTCGGAGTTTGAGACTGAAGATGATTTCGAAGCTTACCGCAACCATCCTGAACATACAAAAGTTGTGGAAACGATTCGAAGCGTTAGTTCTCAGGCGTATGTGGTCGATTACCCGTCTTCAATATGAAACTGATTCGCCGACTCACCGCCGAAAATCGATTGATAAATGCAGCAGGGGATTATATATTCGACTCTTAAGTCCTGATTCAAGATACTATAAAAAGGTGATTAACGGGTAAAGCAGTTATGGCGGATGATAACTTACAGACAGAGATTGACCATTTAACTTCTATCGTTAACGCTACGAGACTGATAAACTCGACGCTCGATTTAGACGAGCTTA
This portion of the Candidatus Neomarinimicrobiota bacterium genome encodes:
- a CDS encoding nitroreductase family protein translates to MKFENLEFKRLPADVMLERSSSYLNALKNRRSIREFSNEMVSEELIMNIITTASSAPSGANKQPWKFVLVKDPKIKTEIRIAAENEEKENYERRFPDEWLKDLNQFGTDWHKEFLEEAPYLIVVFKQVYGIEGEQHTKNYYVNESVGIATGFLLTAIHNAGLAALTHTPSPMGFLEKILNRPKNERAFLLIPVGYPKEGTKVPVLTKKSFDEFAEIV
- a CDS encoding Dabb family protein, yielding MYKHIVMWKLKESAMGKSREENALMIKSELEKLPSLIPQISSYEVGINVSNTSSACDIALCSEFETEDDFEAYRNHPEHTKVVETIRSVSSQAYVVDYPSSI